TTCAGCCTGGAATACGGGCGATGACCTTGATCTCGAAGTCGAACCCCCCGAGCCAGTTGACGCCGATCGCCGTCCAATTCGGATAAGGCGCTTCCGGGAAGACTTCGCTTTTAACGGTCATGACCGTGCCGAATTGATTCTCGGGATCGGTATGAAATGTCGTCACGTCGACGATATCGTCAAGCCCGCATCCACCCGCTTGCAGGGTCGCCTCGAGATTGGCGAATGCCAGGCGAACCTGAGCCTCAAAGTCGGGCTCGGGCGAGCCATCGCTGCGACTGCCGACCTGACCGGACACGAACAGGAGGTCACCTGATCTGATCGCTGCGGAATAGGTCTGCGACGTGTAGAGGTCATGCCGACCGGCCGGGAAAACGGCGTCACGCTGGACCATATGGAATGCTCCTGTTGTGGGTCGCTGGAAATCTGAGAGTTTTTGTGACATAGTGTTCTCCTGGTTGTGTTTAGGGATTACAAGTTTGATTACGTCTCGTTCAAGCGGCAAAGCCGCCATCAATTTTGAGGCTCGCGCCCGTGACAAAAGTGGCTTCAGGACTGGCGAGATAAGATACCATGCTAGCCACCTCGTCACCCTGTCCATAGCGACCGAGGGCAGTCATCTTGGTCTGCCCTGCGGCAGAGTCTCCATCTATGGGATTCATATCGGTGTCGATCGCCACTTGGTCGCAACGTTTCGCACTGCCGATCGACTACTGCGCTACATACCCACCCTCTAACATCAATGTTTCACCTGTATTGATGTATGAACGACAATGATTTCTTGAACGATAGATGAAAGAATTCTCACCT
This window of the Chroococcidiopsis thermalis PCC 7203 genome carries:
- a CDS encoding Rid family hydrolase; amino-acid sequence: MVQRDAVFPAGRHDLYTSQTYSAAIRSGDLLFVSGQVGSRSDGSPEPDFEAQVRLAFANLEATLQAGGCGLDDIVDVTTFHTDPENQFGTVMTVKSEVFPEAPYPNWTAIGVNWLGGFDFEIKVIARIPG